The following is a genomic window from Nitrospira sp. CR1.1.
CTATCCTCACAGAGCTTGCCGCATTCCTCACACGCTTCACCCGGCATAAGCCCCGCGATACATGGGCCCGCGCACGTTGTGTGAGATTCTCCCTGTGCTGCAGCGAGAGCATCCTGTGCGAATCTGCACGATTCTCCCTGGTCCTCTGCCCAACGGACTAAAAGTTGTAGTTGTTCATACAGTTTCGGAGCTGCAGCGATCAGGTATGCGTTCGCGAGGACCTCCTTTCTGTTGTTGAAGGGCTCAGTGATCACCGCAATCGTTAGATCCTCATCCTCGTCCTCTCGTGGCGTGACAATAGTTACCGGCCCATTGTCGCTGAGTTTTATTCGCCATAGTCCTGGCATCCATTGGGGTAGGGGCGCGTCTGCGTCTTTCATACTGACGCCTTTCTCTTTAGTGATCATGCACCGTCGCTCGATATTGGCGGGCTAGCCCATTCTGTTCGATTGGGCCACGCATTCACGTCAGGCTACACTTGCCGCGTGACAGTGTTCCTAGAGGCTCCTCCAGTCAGGACGGTGCCGCTCCTTCCGCGAGTGCCGCACGTGTCCGGCGAGAGGCGTTCAGTGTGGAAGATAACGCCATTTTCGCTTCAACAGGGCTCCACTGAGAGACTGAAGGCATCAAGAGTTTGCATCGAATGCAGGCAGCGAAAGAGATGGATAGCGATTACTTACGAGATGGGGGAGGGGCGTCGACTCTCTCGGGAGGGTTGTGTGGGAGGACGACTAGGGTGCCTTGGACTCCAGCTGGTACGATGTACCCCTTCTGATCCTGGCTTTGATATGCCAATGACAGGGGGACCCCTTGAAAGCCGTCAGTTTCAGAAACCACTGTTCCAGTGAAGACTCTAGTTTCAAATCCTCTAGCAGTACGGCACGTGATGGCATGGCTTCGGATGTGGATCCGATCTCGACCTGGATCTAGCCGGGCGTCGCCACTAATCGTGCAGTCTTGTACGGGAGCACTAAATAACACCAAGAGTCGTTCGTCCGGCGCCAGCCGCAGCCGGATCAGTGACCATGGAGAAGGCACGAATTCAATCGATAACGGAATTTTGGCTCCGCTTAAGACTTCAACTGCAAACCATTGATTCATCAGCTCCTGGGGGAGCGGCTGTGCGGCGTGCGTCAGACTGGCCGTAGAAATCCACAAAATACCGGAGAGGCCCCAGCGTTGAATCCAGGCGCTATAAGCGTACGGCATTTCCAAGAACGTAAGCATTCGATGTGGATCGTCGGAGCTTGATCTTCTTTGATCGAAGTATTGTCATCTTGTATTACCGACTTTCTTTAGCGGTGTCGTAGGTTCATGGCTAGGAAGCCCTCCCCATAGACTTGTTTTGGTATAAGCCTAGTGCACGGGAGATTCCCGTCGAAGTAATGGCCAGGGAGCGCGCTGAGCCAGTATCCATATCGATATATGTTGCAAAACGGCGAAGGTCTTTGGTGATGACGAGTCGAAGCAGGTAGTCCGCCATGTGCGAGGCAATGATGCTATTGATCGTGAGGGATTGCGGGTCACTTAGTGCAAGTTCAGCACATGACCGCGGTTGAGTGTTGACGGGGCGACGTTCTCGTTTGAGCAATTCTGGGTGCACAAGCGCTGGCGCGGGGAGTGACTGGCACACAGTGCGCAGCTGAAAGCTCTCGTCTGGGTTAAAGTCTTTGACGACGTTACCAACTAACACTTGCCCGTGGGTGGTGAGGTTCCCACCATCAATCAGCCATGCTTGGGCATCGTTTCTGGTGTTCAATCGTGCGAGAGCTTGATGGAGGCTACGCCTAGCCCTTGCTGTGTCAACGCAACCGAGAAGCATGGTCAGGGTGTCGTACTCAGGCTGTGCCTCTTTCTCCGAGAAATGCCGTGGAAACGCGCGAATGGGAATCCCCCAAGCGGTAGAGATTCGAAATGCTAAGGCCTCTGCTTTATTGTGTCCGATTTCTGCCTGACAGAAGTTTTGACGACGTAGGTTCTTTTCTTCAATTGTGTCCCCATCATAGAAAGTGACCTTCACCGTATCAAATAGACGGAAACACTCCCGTGCGAGGCGGGCGACGTGGATACCAAGAAACGCTCCGATGCCCCCACATCCGATTTGGATGAGATGGAGGCGTTGGCACTGCTTAGGAAGCACATTCACGGCATGAACATGACTAAGGTCCAGGTGTGTGCTGGTGTTTTGTTCTACGCTGCGATTCCCTGCAGTGACAACCTGTCGCGATGACATCTCGCCCCTCATTGTCTATATGTGTCCTGAAGTGTGGGAGGTAGCTCTGCAACGAACTCCGCTGGGATTGGGATGAAATGGCCATACAGCCCGACACGAAATGTAATGGACGGGCGAGTGGTCAACCATCCACACACACCGTATATTCGAAACCCCGTTTCGTCTTCATCGTCCACGACAGAAAACCGTGGAGCCATGGTGTGGTGTGAGTGAATCTCGACAATGGCATGCTCGTAAGATGGACAGCGTTCAGGGGTGCTAGGTTGGACTGAGAATGGCGTACGAATCTGGTCTGGAATAGTCATGGACCAATCTGTGTCGTGTTCAAAATGAAATAGACTTTCTACGGGACCCGCCGGCTCTGCGCAGGCTCCTAGTGCCTCTTCCATCATCTCTTGGATGAACCGTTGTGGAATTCTCGGAATCGTGAGCGTCAGGCTGCCCGCAATGGGAGGAAGGCCGGCAATTGGATGTTCGACAATTGGAAAAAGCACTGACAGTTCTCTACGTTTGCCGCGAATGAAGACCCCGTTGCCAGCCAGAACATAGTCGTAAAGGGTGGAATTGTCGGCGGGAAGTAGACAACTCGCAATGTGGTGTTTAATAAAAGGAGACGTCCTCGTCATATGTGATTACTACTTCCCGCTCTCCATCAGTTGACGAATGATGGCGGCAATTGAGAGGTGAGCCGGCTCAAGATCATCGAGAGGATAGTCTTGTGCCTCAGTTGAGTGAAGTTTCGCCAGGAAGGGCAAGATATTGTCCGGATGGGTGGCGGATTTCCCATTTGCGAGATGGTCGGAAAAGTTACTATCCCAGAATAGTCGCCAGTTGTTTGCAATCGTGTTGCCGTGGGCAACCCGTGGATGGACGTTTCCGAAACAGATCGCGCCATCAGGGTACACGTTTGCAAGCGGTGCCTTGAAGAGTTTTGTTGCCGCGTGCTTCCAAAGCTTGTAGGCCCAGACGTAATAACGGGTCCCGTACCCCAGAAACAACAACCCCGGCATCGGGACGGCAAGCATTGTGTGTGGGGCCCCTCCTCCGGAAAGTCTAATGGGGTCAGCCAATGGGACCACATATCGACCAGGGGGAAATCGGAGGAGCAGCCATGGACCTCCGGGGCCTATGCCATAGCGGCAGACATGTTCTGGGAGCCAGTCGGAATCTATCCCGGCTGATGAGAACGCATTCCTGGCAGCCTCTGGTGAAATACATTTTCTGACAACCGCTTCACCATCCTTGTATTCAAGAAGCAATTGCCCGCCGATGAAGTGCAGAGACGCGTCGTGCCACGAGCTTGCATCTCTCATGTTTGCGCCTCATGTGTTGCAGTACAAAGATCGGACCAGCAGCTGAAAATCGTTTCCCATGCGGACGGATTGTCGAGTAAGGCTTTAGTCGTGCTATTCATGGCTTCTTGCATGAGTTGCGCCCGTTTCCATTGGCGAGCCAAAGCTTTGAGATCCCGTTTGTTCCATTGGTACGGGTGATCTGGTGACTCGCAGTCATAGCTAATGTCAAGGAACAGAGATCCGGTGCAGTGGCCGAGGATGTCGATGACCTGGGGAAATCCTGAAATGGGAAAGCGCCGTCTGGCACAACGTCTCCTGAAGTCAAGAAATTGAACGTTGCACCGGTGTTGAGGATTCAAAAAGCATCGTGGAATTGTAGCGTGCTCGCTGAGTTCTTCTTGAATATTCGTCCAGGTGGGGGCGTAGGAATAGTGTCCCACCCAGGCCGCTGCGATACAGATTGGAAGCGGTACCTCTTCGAATTCCGACTCACAATCATAATTTTCCAAATGTATGGGAATGAATGGGAAGCGGTCTCGAATCCATTCGGTGTCCCAGCTATCGAGCGGGAAGTAGTGTTGCTCGACTAGTTTAATGAACTCTTCTTGAAGCTGTTCTGCGGCCTCCTTGATGCTTCGATGCGGAAGTGCGGCGGCGGCAGTGCGAAATCTCCGTGGAAAGATCTCATGGAACGTGTTGACAATACAAAAGTCGCGCGCTCTCTCCTCCAGATATTCGAGGCATGAGGGGACCGAGATAACCTCTGTGTTTTTGAGGGATGCGAGAACAAGGTTCAACGGTGTGGAGGGCAGGTTAAAACCCAGGTGGAAGGATGCGGCTGGGCGAGCCAGGAGTGCTTGTGAGTCGCTCCTTAATGGTAGCTGTTTCTTTGTATTCCTTTTCACCATGCTCAATGGCGAGACGCAGCTTTTGCTGCGTGAGGAGTATGGATTCGACCTTTGTCTGGGTTGGCTGGGACTCAGCTTGATATGTCTGGTAGAGCGTGAGAGCGGGATTGACGTGGCGGGGGGACTCGATAAGCTGACGGAGGATGACATGGTAATTTCCTTTCGTTCCAGCCTGTTTCGTGAGCCTAATCGTTGTCATCCCATTCGTGTCAGTGGTTCGCTGAATGGTGGCATGGGCGGCTTGTGGGAAGAGGGGGGCGATCGCTTTGCGAACCGCATCGTCGCTGATGGCGATTTCGGGGGGCAATTGAATTTCTTGTCCTTCAAGTTGAAGCGTAACCATAAGGCTCCTTTCGCTACTCGAATAAGCCGGCTTGAGGAAGGGCTGTGTTTGAGGGGGAATCGTGTGAGTGTTGTTCGCGATCCGGTTTGGGTGTTGGGGCCACGGACGTGGTTTTCGCGGCGGTCGGCTTAGCAACTTTGGCTTTTCTGGCTTGCCGTTCCGCTTCGCGTTTTTTCTCCTGTTCCAGGCTTCTAGTCTGTTGCTCGGCGGCTCTTGCGTCCCGCTGGGTTTTCCGTGCCTTTAGCGCCGCAGGAAAGGTCTGCTCCCAACGTGTGAGGGCCTGACTCAGAGATTCCGGAAGGGGCAGTAAGTCGTTGAATCGTGCGGTAGTCAGCTGCGGCGGGAGGTTGTGACTTCGTACGCCGATGAGTGTGAGGCGGCCGTCAGGGTGGCGGTCCGTTGGGAGCAGCGTCATCACGATGGAGATCGTCGCGCGCTGAAAGTCATTGGAGTCCTGTTCGAGGCTAACAATCGGGTCCTGTTCATCTTCGTCGTCTTCTTCATCGCGTCGTGAGGGCGGAGGATCGGGCACCGCCTCGGTTTTCATACCAACTGGCTCGGTGGCTAGCCGGGGCAATACTGGGGAATCATCCCCACTCTGAGACAGATCAGCAGAGGAAATATTGGTAGGTGTGCTGTTCGTAACCACTTGGGTGTGTGGAAGCAAATCGACTGTGCCAAGCATGGGGGCCTCATTATGGTGTGCACAACGCAGGAGGGATCGTGAGGCGGTGGCTATTGTTTTGGTAGGCGCTGTCTCAAGGACTGGAGTGGGATGGGGAGAAGCTGTTGGTTGAGAAGGTCGGATTATCTTTGCAGGGGGCCGCGTAAGTCAGGCGATCAGGGCATGCATGGATTGTACAAAATGAAGTGTGGTCCGATAGATGGGCGCGGCATGCCGAAGTCGATGAATAAACTCTTGCATGTTGATGGGATGTGCGAGCGCTTGTGCTAATGGTGCACTTCTTGTCGTACAGGTAGAAGATCCCTCGGAGCCTGAATGGCCAGGCATCAGTATTGGAGTCAGCACAATAGTCCCGGCTTCTCTCGACAGGCGATGTGCAAGCTTGTCGTAAAACTCGGTTCGGTCCCTGCGCCATTGTCGGCGCCGTCTCACTACATCGATTCTTGTGTCTCTAATTTGCAAGAGTAATTCTCGGATTATGCTTGTAAGGGGACCGCTGTAGGCCTTTTCAACTGCCTGATGAGCAATGCATCGAAGCCTCTTTCTGCTCAGTGGCACATCGCTGTGAATGGGCTCCTTCACTATATCGGCAAGTGCCTCACCAAATGGAAAATGAACAAATAGTTGTTTGAGGGCGAGGTGCTGAACATTGAGGGCTTCCCTGGCTTCGTATGCCGCAATTAGATTTTTTATTATCCGCGCGGGAAAGAAGACGGATTCGTGTTTGCCCGTGTCAGATACCCATTCTCCCACCCTAACAAGGGGGGTCGCGTCATTTATGAGTCGATGATCAAAATCAAGGGCGATCATCCCGTATTTTTTTGGTTCCGATTGCTGGGTCGGCGGTACGATTAGCGTGAATTGAAGGTGCCACTGCCATGTCGTGTCGTTCCTGAGACGTGCGTTGGAACTGTCAAAGTTGACGCTCGTCTGTGGTCGCTGTTGTGAACCAATGAGAGAGACTTGTTTGAGAAGAGCGTCTTTGGGCAGAAGGGGAGTAAGGATGATTTCAAACGGAATTGGGACGTTGCGAACGAAAAGTTCCCCCTCGGTTCTGCAAGAATCTCGTTGGCCCCGGTCTCGGGGGTCGGTGTCCTCTGCGAGTTGCGAGTCCGGGTTGAGTGTAAGTAGACGATTGGCGGCAAATGAGGAGCCCGACTGGGTCATGTCTGCGCGAGTTAATGATTGGATGCGGACTCCTTGCGAACCGAAGTTGTGAGTAAAGAATAACGAGGTCGGCGGACCTGTTTCCTTGCTGGGTGGAAGATTTCCGAGGGGCACGCGGCGGATGGCTGTTTTCATTCGTTCGAGCACGGCATTGCTGTGTGAACGAGACAGAAGGCTTGTGCGTGCGAGTTGGTGCAGAGTGTCATTCAGACGTTTGGTGATCTGGGAAAGCTCCTGCTTCATGCTCTCAGGGTAAGGGAGACATCGGTCGATATTGTGATGTTGGGAGGCTTCGTACTCAGCCGCAGCTGTGCGATAGGTACGAGAAAGGGCAAGAAGAGTCGCGTCCTCGAGGGAGTCGTTCTGCCCACGCAATTGTTTGATGCACTCAAGGGGATCGCCAATCGAACGTGTGCCGCCAGCTGCGCGCGTCGTCGTGCGACTCGTTTGAAGGAATTGTTTGTGAAGGCGCTCCTGTTGGCGATGGGCGACTTCATAAACGTCGACCATCGCATTCCACAGAGATTGCATTTGGTCAGCTTCTTCTCTGACCGCAGCCGGCAAGGCAGCATAGGAAGAATATGTGAGATATGCGGGATACGTATAGACCCGTGTTAGCGATGTCCTAATGCCGGCGGGCATGGTGCAATCTCCTTCCAAGACTATCGGGTGCCAGTGCGACGCATTGCTCTGCTTCGCGCATGATTGGTTTCAGGTAACTGTAGGCGACAGTGCCCAAGGAGATTTTAAGTGGTTTCCCCATCTGAGCGTAGGAGCATTTGCCTTATGTGATTGGGGTTCCCCCTAACGGAACGGCAATGGCCGTATCGGAGTAGGTGAACATTGGAAGGGCGAGGTAGATTCCCGGGGTGCGCTTTTCAAAGAGATAGGATGCAAGTCTGATTGTGCATCGTGGTGTTTGTGTCGGATTTTTAGCTGGTTGTGTTGGTGTATGGAATGTCCTTCACTCCTCGACGTGTCTATGGCCATGGTCTTTGCAGTATTGAAGCGTTGATCAAGAGATGCCTGAATTGAAGGGGTTGCGATTGGTGATATAGAGCATTCCCTTTTGCGCCCGATTATTCTTACATCAAGCCACGCAGGTAATACAGAAACGGTGGGTTCAATAGAACAGTCATAAGGCGATACCATGCGATGGGCTGACCAATACAACGTTATGCGGTCGATGTTATTGTCGTCCCCTGCGACTCATTGGTGGGTTCGTGATCTGATTCTCCGCCTGGACGCCAAAGACCCGGTTGACGTGTTGAATGGACTCGAGGTTGTGGCAAGACTGATGCGGATGCGTCATGAGGCAGTTCGCGCCGGAGAATGGGATCAGTTGGAGTGCCAGAAACCGACCGGGGACGACGGGATATCAATGAAAGACTGAAACAAAGGCCCCTAGTCGTGAAGAGAGGACCTCAGATGACCAGGGCTTTTAGACCGTGATGCACGGGCGAGCGATTCTTGGTCCCGTCGAAAGAGGAATATGACTGAGTCGGGAGCCTGAGTACACTTTGATTTATGTCCATTGCCGAACTGCCAAATAGCCTTTTCGAAGAGGCGCCTCTGTCCTGTGTGTTCCATTCAGCACAAGACAATCTATACGACGTGGGCAAAATTGTTGGGCTCTCAATGCACCATTGCCATGTCGAGAGTCAGGCCGAAGTGACGCCGGGGATGACGCTGTCCTTATTCGTTGTCCTACCAACAAAGCGTCGTGCTCTCGTGTTGGATGAGGCTTTGGTGACGTGGGTACGGACGGAAGAATTCGGAGTACGTTTGAAAACGATTCCAGGTGAAGATGCCGTCTACTTGGAGTCCTACCTCGCCGGGAATAAGGTGGACGCTGGCTTGTGCTGAGCAGGCGTTGGTTGCAGCCACGACCTACCGGGAGGCACTGATCAGGTCCAATCCTCCGCTGAGCAAGCCAGTCTACTGTGCCTCTCTCAAGAAGACGAACCGCTCTGGCGTTTCAGGGCTGAGCCGTATCGACCGACGGGAATTCTCCAAGGGGAGCCGCGTCCATCGGCTCTACTGGGACGTCCAATGGCCGATCGAGAACTGTCAATCTCGGCACAAGAAGTTCTCCATCCTCAAGTATGGAGAAGATGGGGCGTATCGACGGGCCCTCAAGGCCAGGGCGGCCGCTCTCAAGGCGATCTCGTCACAGACGTTTTCCCCATTCGCGTCGAGAGGCGCGGGAAACAATGCAGCTGCATAGGAGTTGTGGGTCTAGATTGCCCTTCAGCGTTAGGTTTGTAGGCGGTCGATAAGCGCCTGAATCGTCAATGGCGCATTGCCTTCAGCACGGTTATTGACTAGCACATGGGTCGTCCGACCTTCGGTTGTCGCTTGGCGTATCAAGGTGACCGTGTCCCGCCGCATCTCCGGCAATTCACCGATAAGCTTGTCATACGGCTCCGCCCGCTTCTTGGCCGCCTCATAGGTCATCTTGAGCGGAGTCAGCAGGCGTAACACGGTGAACGGCGCAGTGAAGGTCCCTAGGCGCTGGTGCTGCTCGGCGAGCGGGGGCATGTAGGACCAATGATTGTAGACATGGGCGACACCGTGCGCCTGCAGCATGTCGTGGTAGCGGGGCCCAAGCAGGCCCGCATTCCGGATCTCCACGGCGTAGCGAAAATCCGTCGGCACCCGTGAAAAAAATTCGTCGAGCTTTCCAATAAACTCCTCCGCGGCCATCCCGTGACGCTGGAACTCAAACAGAAACGGGCCGGTATGCGAACCGAACTGCGCGTCCCGATAGGGTTGCAGTACGAGCTTGGTGAAGGCCTCGGCGTTCAGAAAGTTGGGGTTGGGCTGTCCCGCGCGTGGGCCGTAGCGGGCATGTTTCGCATAGGTGGGGATCGTGAGCTCTTCCCACACCTTGAAGCACATCTGGAACTCTTCGGGGATCTGCGTCAGATACCGTGTGAGCTGGTTGACGGATGGCGGCCGATAGAACGTCGCATCATTACCCACCGTGCGAAAGAGTGGCTGTCCCTCGTAGAGATACTGGCAGTATTCGCCAAGGCATTCCCGGGCAAAGGCCGTTTTTGCATACTTCCGCAGATAGACCTGTCCTTGCCAGCCTTCATAGGTCCAGGTCGAGGTGCCGAAGCGGACAAGCGGAGAAAGGCCAGCGTCAGTCATCGTCATCATCCGCCGTAAAGGGCAGCGCAATTTGTACAGGCCGTGGGGGAGGCGCCAGTCGGACGTCTTCTCGAGCAGCCAGCGGAGTCGCGTCTCCTGTCGCAAGGTGAAAGGTATTCAGGTCCTCTTCCCCCATTCTCAGGCTGTGCTGCGAGCGTGTGCGGATCCCTGTCAGCCATTCGACCGTGAACCACCATTGTCCACCGATGGCATGGTGTCCGGTTTCTGTCACCCTGGCTAGAGTTCCTGGTGGTCGGTCCCATCGCGGGCCGATCACTGTGACCATCACGCCAATATGCACGTCGTC
Proteins encoded in this region:
- a CDS encoding thiamine biosynthesis protein ThiF; the encoded protein is MRGEMSSRQVVTAGNRSVEQNTSTHLDLSHVHAVNVLPKQCQRLHLIQIGCGGIGAFLGIHVARLARECFRLFDTVKVTFYDGDTIEEKNLRRQNFCQAEIGHNKAEALAFRISTAWGIPIRAFPRHFSEKEAQPEYDTLTMLLGCVDTARARRSLHQALARLNTRNDAQAWLIDGGNLTTHGQVLVGNVVKDFNPDESFQLRTVCQSLPAPALVHPELLKRERRPVNTQPRSCAELALSDPQSLTINSIIASHMADYLLRLVITKDLRRFATYIDMDTGSARSLAITSTGISRALGLYQNKSMGRAS
- a CDS encoding DUF72 domain-containing protein, with the translated sequence MMTMTDAGLSPLVRFGTSTWTYEGWQGQVYLRKYAKTAFARECLGEYCQYLYEGQPLFRTVGNDATFYRPPSVNQLTRYLTQIPEEFQMCFKVWEELTIPTYAKHARYGPRAGQPNPNFLNAEAFTKLVLQPYRDAQFGSHTGPFLFEFQRHGMAAEEFIGKLDEFFSRVPTDFRYAVEIRNAGLLGPRYHDMLQAHGVAHVYNHWSYMPPLAEQHQRLGTFTAPFTVLRLLTPLKMTYEAAKKRAEPYDKLIGELPEMRRDTVTLIRQATTEGRTTHVLVNNRAEGNAPLTIQALIDRLQT